Proteins encoded within one genomic window of Streptomyces sp. NBC_01314:
- a CDS encoding DNA-directed RNA polymerase subunit beta' encodes MLDVNFFDELRIGLATADDIRQWSHGEVKKPETINYRTLKPEKDGLFCEKIFGPTRDWECYCGKYKRVRFKGIICERCGVEVTRAKVRRERMGHIELAAPVTHIWYFKGVPSRLGYLLDLAPKDLEKVIYFAAYMITYVDEERRTRDLPSLEAHVSVERQQVENRRDSDLEARAKKLETDLAELEAEGAKADVRRKVREGAEREMKQLRDRTQREIDRLDEVWTRFKNLKVQDLEGDELLYRELRDRFGTYFDGSMGAAALQKRLESFDLDEEAERLREIIRTGKGQKKTRALKRLKVVSAFLQTSNSPKGMVLDCVPVIPPDLRPMVQLDGGRFATSDLNDLYRRVINRNNRLKRLLDLGAPEIIVNNEKRMLQEAVDALFDNGRRGRPVTGPGNRPLKSLSDMLKGKQGRFRQNLLGKRVDYSARSVIVVGPQLKLHQCGLPKAMALELFKPFVMKRLVDLNHAQNIKSAKRMVERGRTVVYDVLEEVIAEHPVLLNRAPTLHRLGIQAFEPQLVEGKAIQIHPLVCTAFNADFDGDQMAVHLPLSAEAQAEARILMLSSNNILKPADGRPVTMPTQDMVLGLFFLTTDGELRDTKGEGRSFASTAEAIMAFDAGELALQSAVDIRFPVGTIPPRGWMPPAREEGEPEWQQGDSFRLKTTLGRALFNELLPEDYPFVDYSVGKKQLSEIVNDLAERYPKVIVAATLDNLKASGFFWATRSGVTVAISDVVVPEAKKEIVKGYEAQDEKVQKQYERGLITKEERTQELIAIWTKATNEVAEAMNANFPKTNPIFMMVDSGARGNMMQMRQIAGMRGLVSNAKNETIPRPIKASFREGLSVLEYFISTHGARKGLADTALRTADSGYLTRRLVDVSQDVIIREEDCGTERGLKLRIASKDETGVLRKAEDVETSVYARMLAEDVVIDGKVIAPANVDLGDVLIDQLVHHGVEEVKTRSILTCESKVGTCAMCYGRSLATGKLVDIGEAVGIIAAQSIGEPGTQLTMRTFHTGGVAGDDITQGLPRVVELFEARTPKGVAPISEAAGRVRIEETEKTKKIVITPDDGSDETAFPISKRARLLVSEGEHVEVGQKLTVGATNPHDVLRILGQRAVQVHLVGEVQRVYNSQGVSIHDKHIEIIIRQMLRRVTIIESGDAELLPGELVERSKFETENRRVVQEGGHPASGRPQLMGITKASLATESWLSAASFQETTRVLTDAAINAKSDSLIGLKENVIIGKLIPAGTGLSRYRNIRVEPTEEAKAAMYSAVGYDDIDYSPFGTGSGQAVPLEDYDYGPYNQ; translated from the coding sequence GTGCTCGACGTCAACTTCTTCGACGAGCTCCGGATCGGTCTGGCCACCGCTGACGACATCCGTCAGTGGAGCCACGGCGAGGTCAAGAAGCCCGAGACGATCAACTACCGCACGCTCAAGCCTGAAAAGGACGGACTCTTCTGCGAGAAGATCTTCGGTCCGACCCGGGACTGGGAGTGCTACTGCGGCAAGTACAAGCGTGTCCGCTTCAAGGGCATCATCTGTGAGCGCTGTGGCGTCGAGGTCACTCGCGCCAAGGTGCGCCGTGAGCGGATGGGCCACATCGAACTGGCCGCTCCTGTCACACACATCTGGTACTTCAAGGGCGTTCCGTCGCGGCTGGGCTACCTGCTCGACCTCGCCCCGAAGGACCTTGAGAAGGTCATCTACTTCGCGGCGTACATGATCACGTACGTCGACGAAGAGCGCCGTACGCGTGACCTGCCCTCCCTGGAGGCGCACGTCTCCGTCGAGCGGCAGCAGGTCGAGAACCGTCGCGACTCCGACCTGGAGGCCCGCGCCAAGAAGCTCGAGACCGACCTGGCCGAGCTCGAGGCCGAGGGTGCCAAGGCCGACGTGCGCCGCAAGGTGCGCGAGGGCGCCGAGCGTGAGATGAAGCAGCTGCGCGACCGTACGCAGCGCGAGATCGACCGTCTCGACGAGGTGTGGACCCGGTTCAAGAACCTCAAGGTCCAGGACCTGGAGGGCGACGAGCTCCTCTACCGCGAGCTGCGTGACCGCTTCGGCACGTACTTCGACGGTTCGATGGGTGCCGCGGCGCTGCAGAAGCGCCTGGAGTCCTTCGACCTGGACGAGGAGGCCGAGCGCCTCCGCGAGATCATCCGCACCGGCAAGGGCCAGAAGAAGACCCGTGCGCTCAAGCGCCTCAAGGTCGTCTCCGCGTTCCTGCAGACCAGCAACAGCCCCAAGGGCATGGTGCTGGACTGCGTGCCGGTCATCCCGCCGGACCTCCGCCCGATGGTGCAGCTGGACGGTGGCCGCTTCGCGACCTCCGACCTGAACGACCTGTACCGCCGTGTGATCAACCGGAACAACCGACTGAAGCGGCTTCTCGACCTCGGCGCGCCCGAGATCATCGTGAACAACGAGAAGCGCATGCTCCAGGAGGCCGTCGACGCGCTGTTCGACAACGGCCGTCGTGGTCGCCCGGTCACGGGACCCGGCAACCGCCCGCTGAAGTCCCTCAGCGACATGCTGAAGGGCAAGCAGGGTCGATTCCGTCAGAACCTGCTCGGCAAGCGTGTGGACTACTCCGCGCGTTCCGTGATCGTCGTCGGTCCGCAGCTGAAGCTGCACCAGTGCGGTCTGCCGAAGGCGATGGCGCTGGAGCTCTTCAAGCCGTTCGTGATGAAGCGGCTCGTGGACCTCAACCACGCGCAGAACATCAAGAGCGCCAAGCGCATGGTGGAGCGCGGCCGCACCGTCGTGTACGACGTCCTCGAAGAGGTCATCGCCGAGCACCCGGTGCTGCTGAACCGTGCGCCCACCCTGCACCGCCTCGGCATCCAGGCCTTCGAGCCGCAGCTGGTCGAGGGCAAGGCCATCCAGATCCACCCGCTCGTCTGCACCGCGTTCAACGCGGACTTCGACGGTGACCAGATGGCCGTGCACCTGCCGCTCTCCGCGGAGGCGCAGGCCGAGGCCCGCATCCTGATGCTGTCCTCGAACAACATCCTCAAGCCCGCCGACGGCCGTCCGGTGACGATGCCGACCCAGGACATGGTCCTCGGTCTGTTCTTCCTCACCACCGACGGCGAGCTCCGTGACACCAAGGGCGAGGGGCGTTCGTTCGCCTCCACGGCCGAGGCGATCATGGCGTTCGACGCCGGCGAGCTCGCGCTGCAGTCCGCGGTGGACATCCGCTTCCCGGTGGGCACCATCCCGCCGCGCGGCTGGATGCCTCCGGCGCGCGAGGAGGGCGAGCCGGAGTGGCAGCAGGGTGACAGCTTCCGTCTGAAGACCACGCTGGGCCGTGCGCTCTTCAACGAGCTGCTGCCCGAGGACTACCCGTTCGTCGACTACTCGGTGGGCAAGAAGCAGCTCTCCGAGATCGTCAACGACCTGGCCGAGCGTTACCCCAAGGTCATCGTGGCGGCGACGCTCGACAACCTGAAGGCGTCCGGCTTCTTCTGGGCGACCCGTTCCGGTGTCACCGTGGCCATCTCCGACGTCGTCGTTCCCGAGGCGAAGAAGGAGATCGTCAAGGGCTACGAGGCGCAGGACGAGAAGGTCCAGAAGCAGTACGAGCGCGGTCTGATCACCAAGGAAGAGCGCACGCAGGAGCTCATCGCGATCTGGACCAAGGCGACCAACGAGGTCGCCGAGGCGATGAACGCGAACTTCCCCAAGACCAACCCCATCTTCATGATGGTTGACTCGGGTGCCCGAGGAAACATGATGCAGATGCGGCAGATCGCCGGTATGCGTGGTCTGGTGTCGAACGCGAAGAACGAGACCATCCCGCGTCCCATCAAGGCCTCGTTCCGTGAGGGTCTGTCGGTGCTGGAGTACTTCATCTCCACGCACGGTGCCCGTAAGGGTCTGGCGGACACCGCCCTGCGTACCGCCGACTCGGGTTACCTGACCCGTCGTCTGGTGGACGTCTCGCAGGACGTCATCATCCGCGAGGAGGACTGCGGCACCGAGCGCGGTCTGAAGCTGCGGATCGCCTCGAAGGACGAGACCGGGGTCCTGCGCAAGGCCGAGGACGTCGAGACCAGCGTCTACGCCCGCATGCTCGCCGAGGACGTCGTCATCGACGGCAAGGTGATCGCGCCGGCCAACGTGGACCTGGGCGACGTGCTCATCGACCAGCTCGTGCACCACGGTGTCGAGGAGGTCAAGACCCGCTCGATCCTGACCTGTGAGTCCAAGGTCGGCACGTGCGCCATGTGCTACGGCCGCTCCCTGGCCACCGGCAAGCTGGTCGACATCGGTGAGGCGGTCGGCATCATCGCCGCCCAGTCCATCGGTGAGCCCGGTACCCAGCTGACGATGCGTACCTTCCACACCGGTGGTGTGGCCGGTGACGACATCACGCAGGGTCTGCCGCGTGTCGTCGAGCTCTTCGAGGCCCGTACGCCGAAGGGTGTCGCCCCGATCTCCGAGGCGGCCGGTCGCGTCCGCATCGAGGAGACCGAGAAGACCAAGAAGATCGTCATCACGCCGGACGACGGCAGCGACGAGACGGCGTTCCCGATCTCGAAGCGTGCCCGTCTGCTGGTGAGCGAGGGCGAGCACGTCGAGGTGGGCCAGAAGCTCACCGTGGGTGCCACCAACCCGCACGACGTGCTGCGCATCCTGGGTCAGCGTGCCGTCCAGGTCCACCTGGTCGGCGAGGTCCAGAGGGTCTACAACTCGCAGGGTGTGTCGATCCACGACAAGCACATCGAGATCATCATCCGGCAGATGCTCCGCCGCGTGACGATCATCGAGTCCGGCGACGCCGAGCTGCTGCCCGGTGAGCTGGTCGAGCGCTCGAAGTTCGAGACCGAGAACCGTCGTGTGGTCCAGGAGGGCGGTCACCCGGCCTCCGGTCGTCCGCAGCTGATGGGTATCACCAAGGCCTCGCTGGCGACGGAATCCTGGCTGTCGGCCGCCTCCTTCCAGGAGACGACCCGAGTGCTGACGGACGCGGCGATCAACGCCAAGTCCGACAGCCTCATCGGCCTCAAGGAGAACGTCATCATCGGTAAGCTCATCCCGGCCGGTACGGGTCTGTCCCGCTACCGCAACATCCGGGTCGAGCCGACCGAGGAGGCCAAGGCCGCGATGTACTCGGCCGTCGGCTACGACGACATCGACTACTCGCCGTTCGGCACGGGCTCCGGCCAGGCCGTCCCGCTGGAGGACTACGACTACGGTCCGTACAACCAGTAG
- the rpoB gene encoding DNA-directed RNA polymerase subunit beta: protein MAASRNASTSNTNPAASTAPLRISFAKIKEPLEVPNLLALQTESFDWLLGNAAWQSRVEEALENGQDVPTKSGLEEIFEEISPIEDFSGSMSLTFRDHRFEPPKNSIDECKDRDFTYAAPLFVTAEFTNNETGEIKSQTVFMGDFPLMTHKGTFVINGTERVVVSQLVRSPGVYFDSSIDKTSDKDIFSAKIIPSRGAWLEMEIDKRDMVGVRIDRKRKQSVTVLLKALGWTTEQILEEFGEYESMRATLEKDHTQGQDDALLDIYRKLRPGEPPTREAAQTLLENLYFNPKRYDLAKVGRYKVNKKLGGEAPLNAGVLTVEDVIATIRYLVKLHAGETETTSDNGTSIVVETDDIDHFGNRRLRSVGELIQNQVRTGLARMERVVRERMTTQDVEAITPQTLINIRPVVASIKEFFGTSQLSQFMDQNNPLSGLTHKRRLSALGPGGLSRERAGFEVRDVHPSHYGRMCPIETPEGPNIGLIGSLASYGRVNAFGFVETPYRKVDGDVVTDEVDYLTADEEDRFVIAQANATLDDDMRFTENRVLVRRRGGEVDYVPGDDVDYMDVSPRQMVSVATAMIPFLEHDDANRALMGANMMRQAVPLIKSEAPLVGTGMEYRSAVDAGDVVKAEKAGVVQEVSADYITTTNDDGTYITYRLAKFARSNQGTSVNQKVIVNEGDRIIEGQVLADGPATENGEMALGKNLLVAFMPWEGHNYEDAIILSQRLVQDDVLSSIHIEEHEVDARDTKLGPEEITRDIPNVSEEVLADLDERGIIRIGAEVVAGDILVGKVTPKGETELTPEERLLRAIFGEKAREVRDTSLKVPHGEIGKVIGVRVFDREEGDELPPGVNQLVRVYVAQKRKITDGDKLAGRHGNKGVISKILPIEDMPFLEDGTPVDIILNPLGVPSRMNPGQVLEIHLGWLASRGWDVSGLGEDWAKRLQVIGADQVDPGTNVATPVFDGAREDELAGLLNHTIPNRDGERMVQPTGKARMFDGRSGEPFPEPISIGYMYILKLHHLVDDKLHARSTGPYSMITQQPLGGKAQFGGQRFGEMEVWALEAYGAAYALQELLTIKSDDVTGRVKVYEAIVKGENIPEPGIPESFKVLIKEMQSLCLNVEVLSSDGMSIEMRDTDEDVFRAAEELGIDLSRREPSSVEEV, encoded by the coding sequence TTGGCCGCCTCGCGCAACGCCTCGACCTCGAATACGAACCCCGCCGCCAGCACTGCCCCGCTGCGCATCTCTTTTGCAAAGATCAAGGAGCCTCTCGAGGTTCCCAACCTGCTCGCGCTGCAGACCGAGAGCTTCGACTGGCTGCTCGGGAACGCCGCCTGGCAGAGTCGGGTCGAGGAGGCTCTGGAGAACGGACAGGACGTCCCCACCAAGTCCGGTCTGGAGGAGATCTTCGAGGAGATCTCCCCGATCGAGGACTTCTCCGGGTCGATGTCACTGACGTTCCGCGACCACCGTTTCGAGCCGCCGAAGAACAGCATCGACGAGTGCAAGGACCGCGACTTCACGTACGCGGCCCCGCTCTTCGTCACGGCCGAGTTCACCAACAACGAGACCGGTGAGATCAAGTCCCAGACGGTCTTCATGGGCGACTTCCCGCTCATGACCCACAAGGGCACCTTCGTGATCAACGGCACCGAGCGTGTCGTGGTGTCCCAGCTGGTCCGTTCGCCCGGTGTCTACTTCGACTCCTCCATCGACAAGACGTCCGACAAGGACATCTTCTCCGCCAAGATCATCCCTTCCCGGGGTGCCTGGCTGGAGATGGAGATCGACAAGCGCGACATGGTCGGTGTACGTATCGACCGCAAGCGCAAGCAGTCCGTGACCGTCCTTCTCAAGGCACTCGGCTGGACCACCGAGCAGATCCTGGAGGAGTTCGGCGAGTACGAGTCCATGCGCGCCACCCTGGAGAAGGATCACACCCAGGGGCAGGACGACGCGCTGCTCGACATCTACCGCAAGCTGCGTCCGGGCGAGCCCCCCACGCGTGAGGCCGCGCAGACGCTTCTGGAGAACCTGTACTTCAACCCGAAGCGCTACGACCTCGCGAAGGTCGGCCGTTACAAGGTCAACAAGAAGCTGGGTGGGGAGGCTCCGCTCAACGCGGGCGTCCTGACCGTCGAGGACGTCATCGCGACGATCAGGTACCTGGTCAAGCTGCACGCCGGCGAGACCGAGACGACCTCCGACAACGGCACGTCGATCGTCGTCGAGACCGACGACATCGACCACTTCGGCAACCGTCGTCTGCGCAGTGTCGGCGAGCTCATCCAGAACCAGGTCCGTACGGGTCTGGCGCGTATGGAGCGTGTCGTCCGCGAGCGCATGACGACCCAGGACGTCGAGGCGATCACGCCGCAGACCCTGATCAACATCCGGCCGGTCGTCGCCTCCATCAAGGAGTTCTTCGGTACCAGCCAGCTGTCGCAGTTCATGGACCAGAACAACCCGCTGTCGGGTCTCACCCACAAGCGCCGTCTGTCGGCTCTTGGCCCGGGTGGTCTCTCCCGTGAGCGGGCCGGCTTCGAGGTCCGTGACGTGCACCCGTCCCACTACGGGCGCATGTGTCCGATCGAGACGCCCGAAGGCCCGAACATCGGTCTGATCGGTTCGCTCGCCTCCTACGGCCGCGTCAACGCGTTCGGTTTCGTGGAGACGCCTTACCGCAAGGTCGACGGCGACGTCGTCACAGACGAGGTCGACTACCTGACGGCCGACGAAGAGGACCGCTTCGTCATCGCGCAGGCCAACGCCACGCTCGACGACGACATGCGCTTCACCGAGAACCGCGTCCTGGTCCGCCGTCGTGGCGGCGAGGTCGACTACGTCCCCGGTGACGACGTGGACTACATGGACGTCTCGCCGCGCCAGATGGTGTCGGTCGCGACCGCGATGATCCCGTTCCTGGAGCACGACGACGCCAACCGTGCCCTCATGGGCGCGAACATGATGCGTCAGGCCGTGCCGCTCATCAAGAGCGAGGCCCCGCTCGTCGGCACCGGCATGGAGTACCGCTCCGCCGTCGACGCCGGCGACGTGGTCAAGGCCGAGAAGGCGGGTGTGGTCCAGGAGGTCTCCGCGGACTACATCACCACCACCAACGACGACGGCACGTACATCACGTACCGCCTGGCCAAGTTCGCCCGTTCCAACCAGGGCACCTCGGTCAACCAGAAGGTCATCGTCAACGAGGGCGACCGGATCATCGAGGGCCAGGTCCTGGCCGACGGTCCGGCCACCGAGAACGGCGAGATGGCGCTGGGCAAGAACCTGCTCGTGGCGTTCATGCCGTGGGAGGGTCACAACTACGAGGACGCGATCATCCTGTCGCAGCGCCTCGTGCAGGACGACGTCCTCTCCTCGATCCACATCGAGGAGCACGAGGTCGACGCCCGTGACACCAAGCTCGGCCCCGAGGAGATCACCCGGGACATCCCGAACGTCTCCGAGGAGGTCCTCGCCGACCTCGACGAGCGCGGCATCATCCGTATCGGTGCCGAGGTCGTCGCCGGTGACATCCTCGTCGGCAAGGTCACGCCCAAGGGTGAGACCGAGCTGACCCCCGAGGAGCGTCTGCTCCGCGCGATCTTCGGCGAGAAGGCCCGTGAGGTCCGTGACACCTCGCTGAAGGTGCCGCACGGCGAGATCGGCAAGGTCATCGGCGTCCGCGTCTTCGACCGCGAGGAGGGCGACGAGCTTCCCCCCGGTGTGAACCAGCTGGTGCGCGTGTACGTGGCGCAGAAGCGCAAGATCACCGACGGTGACAAGCTCGCCGGCCGTCACGGCAACAAGGGTGTCATCTCCAAGATCCTGCCGATCGAGGACATGCCGTTCCTGGAGGACGGCACCCCGGTCGACATCATCCTCAACCCGCTGGGTGTGCCGTCCCGAATGAACCCGGGACAGGTTCTGGAGATCCACCTCGGCTGGCTCGCCAGCCGCGGCTGGGACGTCTCCGGCCTCGGCGAGGACTGGGCGAAGCGCCTGCAGGTCATCGGCGCCGACCAGGTCGACCCGGGCACGAACGTCGCCACCCCCGTCTTCGACGGTGCGCGTGAGGACGAGCTCGCGGGTCTGCTGAACCACACCATCCCGAACCGCGACGGCGAGCGCATGGTGCAGCCGACCGGTAAGGCGAGGATGTTCGACGGCCGCTCCGGCGAGCCGTTCCCGGAGCCGATCTCCATCGGTTACATGTACATCCTCAAGCTCCACCACCTGGTCGACGACAAGCTGCACGCCCGGTCGACCGGTCCGTACTCGATGATCACCCAGCAGCCGCTGGGTGGTAAGGCCCAGTTCGGTGGCCAGCGCTTCGGTGAGATGGAGGTGTGGGCGCTGGAGGCTTATGGCGCCGCGTACGCCCTCCAGGAGCTGCTGACCATCAAGTCCGACGACGTGACCGGCCGCGTGAAGGTCTACGAGGCCATCGTCAAGGGCGAGAACATCCCCGAGCCCGGCATCCCCGAGTCCTTCAAGGTTCTCATCAAGGAGATGCAGTCCCTGTGCCTCAACGTGGAGGTGCTGTCCTCGGACGGCATGTCCATCGAGATGCGCGACACCGACGAGGACGTCTTCCGCGCTGCGGAGGAGCTTGGCATCGACCTGTCCCGGCGTGAGCCGAGCAGCGTCGAAGAGGTCTGA
- the rplL gene encoding 50S ribosomal protein L7/L12, whose amino-acid sequence MAKLSQEDLLAQFEEMTLIELSEFVKAFEDKFDVTAAAAVAVAAPGAPGAPVDAVEEQDEFDVILTGAGEKKIQVIKVVRELTSLGLKEAKDLVDGAPKAVLEKVAKEAAEKAAESLKGAGASVEVK is encoded by the coding sequence ATGGCGAAGCTCAGCCAGGAAGACCTGCTCGCGCAGTTCGAGGAGATGACCCTCATCGAGCTCTCCGAGTTCGTGAAGGCGTTCGAGGACAAGTTCGACGTCACCGCTGCCGCCGCTGTCGCCGTCGCCGCCCCGGGTGCCCCCGGCGCCCCGGTCGACGCGGTCGAGGAGCAGGACGAGTTCGACGTCATCCTCACGGGTGCCGGCGAGAAGAAGATCCAGGTCATCAAGGTCGTGCGTGAGCTGACCTCCCTGGGCCTGAAGGAGGCCAAGGACCTCGTGGACGGCGCCCCGAAGGCCGTTCTCGAGAAGGTCGCCAAGGAGGCCGCCGAGAAGGCTGCCGAGTCCCTCAAGGGCGCCGGCGCCTCCGTCGAGGTCAAGTAA
- the rplJ gene encoding 50S ribosomal protein L10 — MARPDKAAAVAELTEQFRSSNAAVLTEYRGLTVAQLKTLRRSLGENAQYAVVKNTLTKIAANEAGISTLDDLFNGPTAVAFITGDPVTSAKGLRDFAKDNPNLVIKGGVLDGKALSADEIKKLADLESREVLLSKLAGAFKGKQSQTASLFKALPSKLVRTVDALRAKQDEQGGAE, encoded by the coding sequence ATGGCAAGGCCCGACAAGGCTGCCGCGGTGGCCGAGCTCACGGAGCAGTTCCGTAGCTCGAATGCCGCCGTGCTGACCGAGTACCGGGGTCTCACCGTGGCGCAGCTCAAGACGCTGCGTCGTTCGCTCGGTGAGAACGCCCAGTACGCCGTGGTGAAGAACACGCTGACCAAGATTGCGGCCAACGAGGCCGGGATCTCGACGCTCGACGACCTGTTCAACGGTCCGACGGCAGTCGCCTTCATCACCGGTGACCCGGTGACGTCGGCGAAGGGTCTTCGTGACTTCGCCAAGGACAACCCGAACCTCGTCATCAAGGGCGGTGTCCTTGACGGCAAGGCGCTGTCCGCCGACGAGATCAAGAAGCTTGCGGACCTCGAGTCCCGCGAGGTTCTGCTCTCCAAGCTGGCGGGTGCCTTCAAGGGCAAGCAGTCCCAGACTGCATCCCTCTTCAAGGCGCTTCCCTCGAAGCTCGTCCGCACCGTGGACGCCCTTCGCGCCAAGCAGGACGAGCAGGGCGGTGCCGAGTAA
- the rplA gene encoding 50S ribosomal protein L1, with amino-acid sequence MSKRSKALRAADAKIDRDKFYAPLEAVRLAKETSTSKFDGTVEVAFRLGVDPRKADQMVRGTVNLPHGTGKTARVLVFATGDRAEAATAAGADIVGSDELIDEVAKGRLDFDAVVATPDLMGKVGRLGRVLGPRGLMPNPKTGTVTPDVVKAVNDIKGGKIEFRVDKHSNLHFIIGKTSFDDTKLVENYAAALEEILRLKPSAAKGRYIRKAALSTTIGPGIPLDSNRTRNLLVEEDPAAV; translated from the coding sequence GTGAGCAAGCGCAGCAAGGCTCTCCGCGCTGCGGACGCCAAGATCGACCGGGACAAGTTCTACGCCCCGCTCGAGGCCGTCCGTCTCGCCAAGGAGACCTCCACGTCCAAGTTCGACGGCACCGTCGAGGTCGCCTTCCGTCTGGGTGTCGACCCGCGCAAGGCCGACCAGATGGTCCGTGGCACCGTGAACCTCCCGCACGGCACCGGTAAGACCGCCCGGGTCCTGGTCTTCGCGACCGGTGACCGTGCCGAGGCCGCGACCGCCGCCGGCGCCGACATCGTCGGCTCCGACGAACTGATCGACGAGGTGGCGAAGGGCCGTCTGGACTTCGACGCCGTCGTCGCCACCCCGGACCTCATGGGCAAGGTCGGCCGCCTCGGCCGCGTGCTCGGTCCCCGTGGTCTGATGCCGAACCCCAAGACCGGCACCGTGACCCCGGACGTCGTGAAGGCCGTCAACGACATCAAGGGCGGCAAGATCGAGTTCCGCGTCGACAAGCACTCGAACCTGCACTTCATCATCGGCAAGACGTCGTTCGACGACACCAAGCTGGTGGAGAACTACGCCGCGGCGCTGGAGGAGATCCTCCGTCTGAAGCCGTCGGCCGCCAAGGGGCGCTACATCCGGAAGGCCGCGCTCAGCACCACGATCGGCCCCGGCATCCCGCTGGACTCGAACCGCACGCGCAACCTCCTTGTCGAGGAGGACCCGGCCGCCGTCTGA
- the rplK gene encoding 50S ribosomal protein L11: MPPKKKKVTGLIKLQINAGAANPAPPVGPALGQHGVNIMEFCKAYNAATESQRGWVIPVEITVYEDRSFTFITKTPPAAKMILKAAGVEKGSGEPHKTKVAKITQAQVREIATTKLPDLNANDLDAASKIIAGTARSMGITVEG, encoded by the coding sequence ATGCCTCCCAAGAAGAAGAAGGTCACGGGGCTCATCAAGCTCCAGATCAACGCCGGTGCGGCGAACCCCGCCCCGCCGGTCGGCCCCGCGCTCGGTCAGCACGGCGTCAACATCATGGAGTTCTGCAAGGCCTACAACGCCGCGACCGAGTCGCAGCGTGGCTGGGTGATCCCGGTGGAGATCACGGTCTACGAGGACCGCTCCTTCACCTTCATCACCAAGACGCCGCCGGCCGCGAAGATGATCCTCAAGGCCGCGGGTGTCGAGAAGGGCTCCGGCGAGCCGCACAAGACCAAGGTCGCCAAGATCACCCAGGCGCAGGTCCGTGAGATCGCCACGACCAAGCTTCCCGACCTGAACGCCAACGACCTGGACGCCGCGTCGAAGATCATCGCCGGCACCGCCCGTTCCATGGGCATCACGGTCGAGGGCTGA
- the nusG gene encoding transcription termination/antitermination protein NusG: protein MSDPNLNDAIEPDESVDDELDIVEGADEADEVEAAEAEAGEPAEEEAVHVEDDSEDEDSGESEDEDAAEEAVEEETEPVDPVEALREELRALPGEWYVIHTYAGYENRVKTNLEQRAVSLNVEDFIFQAEVPQEEVAQIKNGERKTIRQNKLPGYVLVRMDLTNESWGVVRNTPGVTGFVGNAYDPYPLTLDEIVKMLAPEAEEKAAREAAEAEGKPAPARKLEVQVLDFEVGDSVTVTDGPFATLQATINEINADSKKVKGLVEIFGRETPVELSFDQIQKN from the coding sequence GTGTCTGACCCGAACCTGAACGACGCCATCGAGCCGGACGAGTCCGTGGATGATGAGCTCGACATCGTCGAGGGAGCGGACGAGGCCGACGAGGTCGAGGCTGCCGAGGCCGAGGCGGGGGAGCCGGCCGAGGAAGAGGCCGTGCACGTCGAGGACGACTCCGAAGACGAGGACTCCGGCGAATCCGAGGACGAGGACGCAGCCGAAGAGGCCGTCGAGGAGGAGACCGAGCCGGTCGACCCCGTCGAGGCCCTGCGTGAGGAACTGCGCGCCCTGCCCGGTGAGTGGTACGTCATCCACACGTACGCCGGCTACGAGAACCGCGTGAAGACCAACCTCGAACAGCGCGCCGTCTCGCTGAACGTCGAGGACTTCATCTTCCAGGCCGAGGTGCCGCAGGAAGAGGTCGCGCAGATCAAGAACGGCGAGCGCAAGACGATTCGCCAGAACAAGCTTCCCGGGTACGTTCTCGTCCGCATGGACCTGACGAACGAGTCCTGGGGCGTCGTCCGCAACACCCCCGGCGTCACCGGCTTCGTGGGCAACGCCTACGACCCGTATCCGCTGACCCTGGACGAGATCGTCAAGATGCTCGCGCCGGAGGCGGAGGAGAAGGCGGCCCGCGAGGCGGCCGAGGCCGAGGGCAAGCCGGCTCCCGCCCGCAAGCTCGAGGTCCAGGTGCTCGACTTCGAGGTCGGCGACTCGGTCACCGTCACCGACGGCCCGTTCGCCACGCTGCAGGCGACCATCAACGAGATCAACGCGGACTCGAAGAAGGTCAAGGGTCTCGTCGAGATCTTCGGCCGCGAGACCCCGGTCGAGCTGTCGTTCGACCAGATCCAGAAGAACTAG